The proteins below come from a single Caloenas nicobarica isolate bCalNic1 chromosome 23, bCalNic1.hap1, whole genome shotgun sequence genomic window:
- the LOC135997746 gene encoding CCN family member 2-like — protein MLGNLGTATWTLFLLLLTPGWVEPQACASPCRCPPQAPQCPAGTSRVLDACGCCKVCARQLGELCSLQKPCDHHKGLYCDFSKIHRGSGICLAQEGATCDLLGKIYHNGESFQPTCKLQCICMDGAIGCIPLCSEDLRLPSPECPNPRRVKFRNKCCEEWICEEGSEENRFEMAMAVFKEDPAHKPELNNLQENCLVQTTEWSACSKSCGMGISARVTNDNPQCRLEKETRLCMVRLCDFPMEKTKKGKKCVRTPKPRQSLRFEFSGCTSTHSYRPKFCGSCTDGRCCTPYVTSTVEVEFRCPEGDFFQRKMMFIKMCSCHYDCPRDNDIFLATYHRRMIGDHVKMERQ, from the exons ATGCTTGGCAACTTGGGGACAGCGACCTGGAccctgttcctcctcctcctcactcctGGCTGG GTGGAACCGCAGGCCTGCGCGTCCCCGTGCCGCTGTCCCCCCCAGGCTCCGCAGTGCCCCGCCGGCACCAGCCGCGTCTTGGATGCCTGCGGCTGCTGCAAGGTGTGTGCCAGGCAACTGGGcgagctctgctccctgcagaaACCCTGCGATCACCACAAGGGACTCTACTGCGACTTCTCCAAAATCCACAGAGGCAGCGGGATCTGCTTAG ctcaGGAGGGCGCGACTTGTGACCTGCTGGGCAAGATCTACCACAACGGGGAGAGCTTCCAGCCCACCTGCAAGCTGCAGTGCATCTGCATGGACGGGGCCATTGGCTGCATCCCCCTCTGCTCCGAGGACCTGCGCCTGCCGTCCCCCGAGTGCCCCAACCCCCGGCGGGTGAAGTTTCGCAATAAGTGCTGTGAAGAGTGGATCTGCGAGGAGGGCAGCGAGGAAAACCGCTTCGAAATGGCCATGGCGG TTTTCAAGGAGGATCCTGCACACAAGCCAGAGCTGAATAACCTACAGGAGAACTGCTTGGTGCAGACCACCGAGTGGAGCGCGTGCTCCAAGAGCTGTGGCATGGGCATCTCTGCCCGAGTGACCAACGACAACCCCCAGTGCCGCCTGGAGAAGGAGACCCGGCTCTGCATGGTCCGGCTCTGTGACTTCCCCATGGAGAAAACCAAG AAGGGGAAGAAGTGTGTACGGACCCCCAAGCCACGCCAGAGCCTCCGCTTTGAGTTTTCTGGCTGCACCAGCACCCATTCCTACCGGCCCAAgttctgtggcagctgcacgGATGGTCGCTGCTGCACCCCGTACGTCACTAGCACTGTGGAGGTGGAGTTCCGCTGCCCCGAGGGGGACTTCTTCCAGCGGAAGATGATGTTCATCAAGATGTGTTCCTGCCACTATGACTGCCCCCGAGACAATGACATCTTCCTGGCCACATATCACAGGAGAATGATTGGAGACCACGTCAAGATGGAGAGGCAGTAG